One genomic segment of Clostridium saccharoperbutylacetonicum N1-4(HMT) includes these proteins:
- a CDS encoding M14 family metallopeptidase, whose translation MRKEIIYTLKSPHREDMRITGYKFGKGEKTACIVGAIRGNEIQQLYTCSQLIKTLTKLEHRGAISKDREILVIPCVNPHSMNIGKRFWAMDNTDINRMFPGQANGETTQRIANGVFEQVKDYPYGIQFTSFYMPGDFIPHIRMMETGYHSPSLANLFGLQYVVIRKPKPYDKMTLNYNWQMWESSAFSLYTNATDQIDESSAKHAVVAVLRFLTRMGVIKYTSHSGYIASVLQEDDLLSVKTTAAGIYRGLKNPGDGVERGDILAEIIHPYEGEVIEKVISPTDGIIFFAHKSPLVMENVVAYKIIRRLHE comes from the coding sequence ATGAGAAAGGAAATAATATATACTTTAAAGTCACCTCATCGTGAAGATATGAGAATTACAGGATATAAATTTGGAAAAGGTGAAAAGACAGCCTGTATAGTTGGAGCTATAAGAGGAAATGAAATTCAACAATTATATACTTGTTCTCAGTTAATTAAAACCTTAACTAAGTTAGAACATAGAGGAGCAATTTCAAAAGATCGTGAAATTCTTGTTATACCTTGTGTAAATCCACATTCCATGAATATAGGAAAAAGATTTTGGGCAATGGATAATACTGATATAAATAGAATGTTTCCTGGACAAGCAAATGGAGAAACTACTCAAAGAATTGCGAATGGTGTTTTTGAACAGGTTAAGGATTACCCATATGGAATTCAATTCACTAGTTTTTATATGCCAGGAGATTTTATACCACATATAAGAATGATGGAAACTGGATATCATAGTCCAAGTCTTGCAAATTTGTTTGGCTTGCAATATGTAGTGATACGTAAACCTAAACCATATGATAAAATGACCTTAAATTATAATTGGCAAATGTGGGAATCAAGTGCTTTTTCATTATATACAAATGCTACAGATCAAATTGATGAAAGTTCTGCAAAGCATGCGGTGGTTGCAGTTCTGAGATTTTTAACAAGAATGGGAGTAATAAAATATACTAGTCATAGTGGCTATATAGCAAGTGTTTTGCAAGAAGATGATTTGCTTTCTGTTAAGACTACAGCTGCCGGAATTTATAGAGGATTAAAAAATCCCGGAGATGGAGTAGAAAGAGGAGATATACTTGCTGAGATAATTCATCCTTATGAAGGAGAGGTCATAGAAAAAGTTATATCTCCTACTGATGGGATAATATTTTTTGCTCATAAGTCACCGTTAGTAATGGAAAATGTAGTAGCATATAAAATCATCAGAAGACTACATGAATAA
- a CDS encoding methyl-accepting chemotaxis protein yields MKKIKTQLITVFSLVCIGCLVIAMFISCFISSKMISSNTQDKYSNQIEAYSSKIDGYLKVHGNTINIIDNYLETMSDFSNEKILSFVTEQFKQNKSTSDIYVGLIDKTFLDGSGWTPKADFDCTTRSWFKNAINKKDLNYGDPYFDLTTQSMCVAISKPIIRENKIVGVISLDVNLKVLAETIEEAKKDQNTYGFVLDNGNNIIAHPNDEYMPKEDKTTNIESIIGNAFSSAAQISNGIYNTNKLKDYDGIDRLFMFTTIPSTGWKIGLAVPESVYNSSLRILISTFVVIILIASIITYVIGHLLGVKIAQPISILTATINDIKNLKLTNNEESIKYRDIKASNIETETICKAVNALRATLINIVVELRWASNKVIDGSSKLSEVVNENVASIEDVTKTLSQIVKAIESEAKESQYGIEQLTNLSEEIYTAAEDTNTLEKISTVTVEHIDKGMMYIDELSRKIEDTALAQSKAGKNVEVLAEKSIYIGEISNAISEIATQTNLLSLNASIEAARAGEYGKGFAVVANEIKKLSEETAGSTKRIIQIIQEIQKEIELTKVNMEVAEKSTNEYVESMNETKNVFVDINSKVDIMNKSVSSLVNSISKVNEHKNEVIKCFSDISAATEETSASSQEVLNSMEFQGSNIGELSSLADNLNEITLTLNNIIDTFELD; encoded by the coding sequence ATGAAAAAAATAAAAACACAATTAATAACGGTATTTAGTTTGGTCTGTATAGGATGTCTAGTTATTGCTATGTTTATAAGCTGTTTTATTTCATCAAAGATGATTTCTTCTAATACACAGGATAAATATTCAAATCAAATTGAAGCATATTCTTCAAAGATAGATGGATATCTTAAGGTTCATGGAAATACTATAAATATTATAGATAATTATTTAGAGACAATGTCTGATTTTAGTAATGAAAAAATTCTTTCATTTGTAACTGAACAATTTAAACAAAATAAATCTACATCAGATATATATGTTGGATTAATTGATAAAACATTTTTAGATGGATCTGGGTGGACTCCAAAGGCAGATTTTGATTGTACCACAAGAAGTTGGTTTAAAAATGCTATTAATAAGAAAGATCTTAATTACGGTGATCCTTATTTTGATCTTACAACTCAAAGTATGTGCGTAGCTATTTCTAAACCTATTATTAGAGAAAATAAAATTGTAGGGGTTATTTCTTTAGACGTAAATTTAAAAGTACTAGCAGAAACTATTGAGGAGGCAAAGAAGGATCAAAATACATATGGATTTGTTCTTGACAATGGAAATAATATTATAGCTCATCCAAATGATGAATATATGCCTAAAGAAGATAAAACTACTAATATTGAAAGTATTATTGGAAATGCATTTTCAAGCGCTGCACAAATAAGTAATGGTATTTATAATACAAATAAATTAAAGGATTATGATGGCATAGATAGGTTATTTATGTTTACAACTATTCCTAGTACAGGTTGGAAAATAGGATTAGCAGTGCCTGAAAGTGTTTATAATTCTTCGCTAAGAATATTAATAAGTACTTTTGTTGTTATAATTCTCATTGCATCAATAATTACATATGTCATTGGTCACTTACTAGGAGTTAAAATAGCTCAGCCTATTTCTATATTGACAGCTACTATTAACGACATTAAAAATTTAAAATTAACAAATAATGAGGAAAGTATAAAATATCGAGATATTAAAGCTTCAAATATAGAAACTGAGACTATATGCAAGGCTGTAAATGCCTTAAGAGCAACTTTGATCAATATTGTGGTAGAATTACGATGGGCATCTAACAAGGTTATTGATGGAAGTTCAAAGCTTTCAGAAGTTGTAAATGAAAATGTAGCTTCTATTGAAGATGTTACTAAAACTCTTTCACAAATTGTAAAGGCAATTGAAAGTGAAGCTAAAGAGTCTCAATATGGTATTGAACAATTGACTAACCTTTCAGAAGAAATTTACACGGCAGCAGAGGATACTAATACTTTGGAGAAAATTTCCACTGTTACAGTAGAGCATATAGATAAAGGTATGATGTATATTGATGAATTATCAAGAAAAATAGAAGATACAGCATTAGCTCAAAGTAAGGCAGGTAAGAATGTTGAAGTGTTAGCTGAAAAATCAATTTATATTGGTGAAATAAGTAATGCTATAAGTGAAATTGCAACTCAAACTAACTTACTTTCACTAAATGCATCTATTGAGGCAGCCAGGGCTGGAGAATACGGAAAAGGCTTTGCAGTAGTAGCAAATGAAATTAAAAAACTTTCAGAGGAGACTGCAGGTTCTACAAAGCGTATAATTCAAATTATTCAAGAAATTCAAAAAGAAATAGAATTAACAAAAGTAAATATGGAGGTAGCAGAGAAATCTACAAATGAATATGTTGAAAGTATGAATGAAACAAAAAATGTATTTGTAGATATAAATAGCAAAGTAGATATAATGAATAAAAGTGTATCTAGTTTAGTAAATTCTATAAGCAAGGTTAATGAACATAAAAATGAGGTTATTAAATGTTTCTCTGATATATCTGCAGCTACAGAAGAAACTTCAGCTTCATCTCAAGAGGTTTTAAATTCAATGGAATTCCAGGGAAGTAATATTGGTGAATTGAGTTCATTAGCTGATAACTTAAATGAAATTACCTTAACTTTAAACAATATTATAGATACCTTTGAACTTGATTAA
- a CDS encoding PucR family transcriptional regulator — protein sequence MSILVKDILKLDTLKDMVLVGGSAGLEKCIEWIYVSECLEDPLEGIKWLQGGEIVIITGVGIKSDIGVLTKLIEEISKKSGVGLIVNVGKYIKKIPERAVEIADKLEIPLFALPWEVRLVEVSKQISNAIILARIEEKFMNDFLNNILFAQADLGVNVKEKANYFRYNLQGKCCICILQINGLKEFAQSKALEDEISITKIKVTLRKLVQDILEKYSLKVPIIDNEEEIIFLNRAEENSMYRLNRALQEIQELVSKRMAGISINVGIGNGYEDLGFMKESFNEAKIVIESLKFDGGRQAIRKYNDIGIYSLILNVNNKSILENYCKQVIGPIIEKSKNNKDVNYIKILDMYLNENCNITTTAEKLLIHRNTLTYRIKKIEELLNCSLHNFEECFNIKMALYINKIL from the coding sequence ATGTCAATTTTAGTAAAAGATATTCTGAAACTAGACACTCTAAAAGACATGGTATTGGTTGGAGGAAGTGCAGGCCTAGAAAAATGCATAGAATGGATATACGTATCAGAATGCTTAGAAGATCCATTGGAAGGCATAAAGTGGCTGCAAGGGGGAGAAATTGTAATTATAACAGGTGTAGGAATAAAAAGTGATATAGGAGTATTAACAAAACTTATCGAGGAAATAAGCAAAAAAAGTGGAGTGGGTTTAATAGTAAATGTAGGTAAATACATAAAAAAAATACCAGAGCGTGCGGTAGAAATTGCTGATAAACTTGAAATTCCTTTATTTGCACTTCCGTGGGAAGTTAGGCTTGTAGAGGTCTCAAAGCAAATAAGCAATGCCATTATATTAGCGCGAATTGAAGAAAAATTTATGAATGATTTTTTGAATAATATATTATTTGCTCAAGCGGATTTAGGGGTTAATGTCAAAGAAAAAGCTAATTATTTTAGATATAACCTGCAGGGAAAATGCTGTATATGCATTTTGCAGATAAATGGATTAAAGGAATTTGCTCAGTCGAAAGCTCTGGAAGATGAAATTAGTATAACTAAAATTAAAGTTACGCTAAGGAAATTAGTTCAGGACATATTAGAAAAATATTCATTGAAGGTTCCAATAATTGATAATGAAGAAGAAATTATTTTTTTAAATAGAGCAGAAGAAAATTCTATGTATAGATTAAACAGAGCATTGCAAGAAATACAAGAATTAGTTTCTAAGCGCATGGCGGGGATATCAATAAATGTAGGGATTGGGAATGGATATGAAGATTTGGGTTTTATGAAGGAATCTTTTAATGAAGCGAAAATAGTAATTGAGAGTTTAAAATTTGATGGTGGGAGACAGGCAATTAGGAAATATAATGATATAGGGATATATAGTTTGATATTAAATGTTAATAATAAGAGTATATTAGAAAATTATTGCAAGCAAGTAATTGGACCAATTATTGAAAAATCAAAAAATAATAAAGATGTTAATTATATTAAAATATTAGATATGTACTTAAATGAAAATTGTAACATTACTACGACAGCAGAAAAATTATTAATTCATAGGAATACTCTAACATATCGCATAAAAAAAATTGAAGAGTTATTAAATTGCAGTCTGCACAATTTTGAAGAATGTTTTAATATAAAAATGGCATTATATATAAATAAAATACTATAG
- a CDS encoding M14 family metallopeptidase encodes MIENVVSLELAVDENLIIKKNRLTPSNINGQEKRICIVTGMHGDELEGQYVCYKLIKLIQDNIKCLNGVVDIYPSLNPLGIDSVHRGLPTFDLDMNRIFPGSESGAMAEHVAAKIIEDIEGADICVDLHASNIFLREVPQVRISENMKDKLVPYAKLLNMNFIWIHPELTVLESTLTYNLNERNIPTLLVEMGVGMRITKEYGDQLVDGIFNLMKKLNIWKGEVIDVREPIISVEKEMNFINANVSGVFMPSVKHLDVVREGEKIGEIINSLSGEIDEKVFSPCDGVIFTLREYPVVYEGSLIARVVGGTK; translated from the coding sequence ATGATAGAAAATGTTGTATCATTGGAATTAGCAGTAGATGAAAATTTAATCATCAAGAAAAATAGGCTTACTCCAAGTAATATAAATGGACAAGAAAAAAGAATATGCATTGTTACAGGAATGCATGGAGATGAATTAGAGGGGCAGTATGTATGTTATAAATTAATAAAATTAATACAAGATAATATAAAGTGCCTAAATGGAGTGGTTGATATATATCCATCCTTAAATCCACTAGGAATAGATTCGGTACATAGGGGCTTGCCAACTTTTGATTTAGATATGAATAGAATTTTTCCTGGATCAGAAAGTGGAGCTATGGCAGAACATGTAGCAGCAAAAATAATTGAGGATATAGAAGGTGCTGATATTTGTGTAGATTTACATGCAAGTAACATATTTTTAAGAGAAGTACCTCAAGTAAGAATCAGTGAAAATATGAAAGATAAGCTTGTACCTTATGCAAAATTGCTTAATATGAATTTTATATGGATACATCCAGAATTAACAGTATTAGAATCTACTCTTACATACAATTTAAATGAAAGAAATATACCAACCTTACTTGTAGAAATGGGAGTTGGAATGAGAATTACTAAGGAATATGGAGATCAATTGGTAGATGGAATATTTAATTTAATGAAAAAGTTAAATATCTGGAAGGGTGAAGTAATTGATGTTAGAGAACCAATAATATCTGTAGAAAAGGAAATGAACTTTATTAATGCTAATGTTTCAGGCGTTTTTATGCCTTCTGTTAAGCATTTAGATGTGGTTAGAGAAGGTGAAAAAATAGGTGAAATAATAAATTCTTTATCTGGTGAAATAGATGAAAAAGTTTTTTCACCATGTGATGGAGTAATATTTACATTAAGAGAATATCCAGTAGTTTATGAAGGCTCTCTTATTGCAAGGGTTGTTGGAGGTACAAAATGA
- the gabT gene encoding 4-aminobutyrate--2-oxoglutarate transaminase, producing MIEESNVKLVTAIPGPKSKEIFEERKKYVANGVSISTDIAIAEAKGALIKDVDGNVFLDFAGAIGVQNVGHCDDEIVKVIQEQTAKYIHPGYNVVTYESYGALAKKLTEITVGDFEKKVMFANSGAEAVENAIKIARTYTKKTGILSATGSFHGRTNMTMSITSKYKPYKNGFGPFAPETYKFDYPYSYRAPLGVSEEDYAEECINKLKSMLKTTLSPDMIACLIIEPLQGEGGFIVPSAKYMQELQKLCNENNILLIVDEIQAGFARTGKMFAHEHYGIEPDIVTLSKSIAAGIPLSAVVAKKEIMDSACVGGIGGTYAGSPLGCVAALKVIEKIEKEDLCGKSQKLGEYITGRLNKMKEEFDAIGEVRGLGSMIGVEFVKDLETKEPAADLVKAIIKKCYEKGVILLNAGLLSNVIRFLPPLVMTEEQVKYGMDVLEESIKECL from the coding sequence ATGATAGAAGAATCAAATGTAAAATTAGTAACAGCCATACCAGGACCTAAATCAAAGGAAATTTTTGAAGAAAGAAAAAAATATGTAGCAAATGGTGTATCGATATCCACAGACATTGCTATTGCAGAAGCAAAAGGGGCTTTAATTAAAGATGTTGACGGAAATGTATTTTTAGATTTTGCTGGAGCAATTGGTGTCCAAAATGTTGGGCATTGTGATGATGAGATAGTTAAAGTAATACAAGAGCAAACAGCTAAGTATATTCACCCAGGATATAATGTTGTAACTTATGAATCTTATGGAGCTTTAGCAAAGAAATTAACAGAAATAACAGTTGGGGATTTTGAAAAAAAAGTAATGTTTGCAAATAGTGGTGCAGAAGCAGTAGAAAATGCTATAAAAATAGCAAGAACTTATACGAAAAAAACAGGAATCCTTTCAGCGACAGGTTCTTTTCATGGTCGTACAAATATGACTATGTCAATTACAAGTAAGTATAAGCCTTATAAAAATGGGTTTGGGCCATTTGCACCTGAAACTTATAAATTTGATTACCCATACTCCTATAGAGCTCCACTTGGAGTTTCAGAGGAAGACTATGCAGAAGAATGTATTAATAAATTAAAAAGTATGCTTAAAACAACATTATCTCCAGATATGATAGCATGCTTGATTATTGAACCATTACAAGGTGAAGGTGGATTTATAGTACCATCTGCAAAATATATGCAAGAATTACAAAAGCTTTGTAATGAAAATAATATACTTTTAATTGTAGATGAAATACAAGCTGGGTTTGCTAGAACTGGAAAAATGTTTGCTCATGAACACTATGGTATAGAACCAGATATTGTTACACTATCAAAATCAATAGCAGCGGGAATTCCATTAAGTGCTGTAGTTGCTAAAAAAGAAATAATGGATTCAGCATGTGTAGGTGGAATTGGTGGAACATATGCTGGAAGTCCGCTTGGATGTGTGGCTGCACTTAAAGTAATTGAAAAAATTGAAAAAGAGGATTTGTGTGGGAAATCACAAAAGCTTGGAGAATATATTACTGGTAGATTAAATAAGATGAAAGAAGAATTTGATGCTATTGGTGAAGTAAGAGGGCTTGGTTCTATGATAGGAGTAGAATTTGTTAAAGACCTGGAAACTAAAGAACCAGCAGCAGATTTAGTAAAGGCAATAATTAAAAAATGCTATGAAAAAGGTGTTATTTTATTAAATGCAGGATTGCTTAGCAATGTAATTCGTTTCTTACCACCACTTGTAATGACAGAAGAACAAGTTAAATATGGAATGGATGTATTAGAAGAATCAATTAAAGAATGTCTATAA